The sequence GAGTGGGTGCGGCAGGTCTCTTCAGTCATCAGCATTCCGCTGACAATGGGCGGCGGCATCAATTCACTCGAGGACATCGAACTGGTGCTCGATGCGGGAGCGGACAAGGTGTCGATGAACAGCGCGGCGGTAAAGGACCCGAATCTGGTAAGCACGGCGGCCAAACGGTTCGCCTCAGAACGCATCACCGTCGCGATCGACGCCAGGCGGAACCCGGCCATGCCCTCGGGTTTCGAACTGGTGGTCTCCGGCGGCACCAGACCGGTCGGAAAAGACGCGATCGAATGGGCGCGCCAATGCCGCACTCTCGG is a genomic window of Spirochaetota bacterium containing:
- a CDS encoding imidazole glycerol phosphate synthase cyclase subunit, whose protein sequence is EWVRQVSSVISIPLTMGGGINSLEDIELVLDAGADKVSMNSAAVKDPNLVSTAAKRFASERITVAIDARRNPAMPSGFELVVSGGTRPVGKDAIEWARQCRTLGAGTLLPTSMDGDGTLKGYDLEFTKAVADASGLPTVASGGAGTLEHFYEGVVKGGASTLLAASVFHFRTFSIRQVKEYLVEKGLKVSL